One Punica granatum isolate Tunisia-2019 chromosome 3, ASM765513v2, whole genome shotgun sequence genomic window carries:
- the LOC116199483 gene encoding probable galactinol--sucrose galactosyltransferase 6 isoform X1 — translation MGSRLGYSSRSLGINTAPPAGFFSSLSSSLAYSLTISNATQKPSSCSGSGNCRLSCSKGAFSVSAFKRGEVRPPFEKADKEGKVGGEREKGEMTIKPAVRIADRKLIVKDRTILTGVPDNVIPKSGSDSGPVEGVFLGAVFDEENCRQVVPLGTLRDVRFMACFRFKLWWMAQKMGDKGSEIPLETQFLLVETKDGSHLESESGNEENQIVYTVFLPLIEGSFRACLQGNERDELELCLESGDCDTKSSSFTHSVFIHAGTDPFGAIYDAMRAVKFHLKTFRLRHEKKLPGIVDYFGWCTWDAFYQDVTQEGVEAGLASLATGGTPPKFVIIDDGWQSVGGDPEEEKPLLRLTGIKENAKFQKKEDPTTGIKSIVNTAKDKHGLKYVYVWHAITGYWGGVRPGQYGSLMKYPMLSKGVIEHEPAWKNDALALQGLGLMNPKEVYRFYNELHSYLASAGIDGVKVDVQCILETLGGGLGGRVELTRQYHQALDASVARNFPDNGCIACMSHNTDALYCSKQTAVVRASDDFYPRDPVSHTIHIAAVAYNSVFLGEIMQPDWDMFHSVHPAAEYHASARAISGGPVYVSDAPGKHNFELLKKLVLPDGSVLRARLPGRPTRDCLFSDPARDGVSLLKIWNMNKYTGILGVYNCQGAAYNLAERKNTFHATKSESITGYIRGRDVHLIGEASTDSAEWTGDCAVYCHKSGELIILPYNVSMPVSLKVLEHKVLTVTPVKVLAPGFRFAPIGLINMFNSGGAIEGLNYELKGGAKLFELEDGNEGTGLGEERVENRSNELVGVVHIEAKGCGRFGAYSSAKPRRCLLGSKEVEFGYNSSSGLVTLELAQLPNESQRVHLIEVEL, via the exons ATGGGGTCTCGATTGGGCTACAGCTCCAGATCTCTGGGTATAAATACGGCACCTCCCGCTGGTTTCTTCTCGTCACTGTCCTCTTCATTGGCTTATTCTCTCACCATCTCAAACGCAACCCAGAAGCCATCTTCTTGTTCTG GTTCCGGAAATTGCAGGCTTTCTTGTTCTAAGGGAGCATTCTCGGTTTCGGCTTTCAAG AGGGGCGAGGTTCGTCCCCCTTTCGAGAAGGCAGACAAAGAAGGTAAAGTAGgaggagaaagagaaaaaggagagATGACGATCAAGCCGGCAGTTCGGATTGCAGACCGGAAGCTGATCGTGAAGGACCGGACCATCCTGACAGGGGTGCCGGACAATGTGATCCCGAAATCTGGTTCTGACTCCGGTCCAGTGGAGGGGGTCTTCCTTGGGGCGGTCTTTGATGAGGAGAACTGCCGCCAGGTTGTTCCCCTTGGGACCCTCCGGGATGTCCGGTTCATGGCATGCTTCCGGTTCAAGCTCTGGTGGATGGCCCAGAAGATGGGCGATAAGGGGAGTGAGATCCCGCTCGAGACCCAGTTCCTGTTGGTCGAGACCAAGGACGGGTCCCATCTGGAATCGGAGAGCGGGAATGAGGAGAACCAGATTGTGTACACCGTCTTCCTCCCCTTGATCGAGGGCTCATTCAGGGCATGCTTGCAAGGGAATGAACGGGATGAGCTCGAGCTCTGCCTTGAGAGTGGAGACTGCGACACCAAATCGTCATCGTTCACACACTCGGTCTTCATCCATGCTGGGACTGATCCGTTCGGAGCAATATACGATGCGATGAGGGCTGTCAAATTCCATCTGAAGACATTCCGCCTGCGGCATGAGAAGAAGCTTCCGGGTATAGTTGACTACTTTGGCTGGTGCACTTGGGACGCGTTTTATCAGGACGTGACCCAGGAAGGGGTCGAGGCCGGTCTTGCCAGCTTGGCCACCGGTGGGACCCCGCCAAAGTTCGTGATCATTGACGATGGATGGCAGTCTGTGGGTGGCGACCCAGAAGAGGAGAAGCCGCTGCTCAGGCTGACTGGAATCAAGGAGAATGCAAAATTCCAGAAGAAGGAGGATCCCACAACGGGGATTAAGAGCATTGTAAATACCGCAAAGGATAAGCACGGGCTGAAGTACGTGTATGTTTGGCACGCAATCACCGGGTACTGGGGCGGGGTACGTCCTGGACAGTATGGTTCGCTGATGAAGTACCCGATGCTGTCGAAGGGTGTGATCGAGCATGAGCCCGCCTGGAAGAACGACGCGTTGGCCTTGCAG GGTCTGGGGCTGATGAACCCGAAGGAGGTGTACAGGTTCTACAACGAGCTGCATAGCTACTTGGCAAGTGCAGGAATTGACGGGGTGAAGGTGGACGTGCAGTGCATCCTGGAGACTCTCGGTGGAGGGTTGGGTGGTCGGGTCGAGCTGACCCGTCAGTACCACCAGGCACTGGATGCTTCCGTGGCCCGCAATTTCCCCGACAATGGCTGCATCGCCTGCATGAGTCATAACACCGATGCGCTCTACTG CTCCAAGCAGACTGCAGTGGTGAGAGCGTCCGACGATTTCTACCCAAGAGACCCTGTCTCGCACACTATCCACATAGCAGCAGTGGCATACAATAGTGTCTTCTTGGGTGAAATCATGCAGCCCGACTGGGACATGTTCCATTCTGTCCACCCTGCTGCAGAATACCATGCTTCAGCCCGAGCAATTAGCGGTGGCCCGGTTTATGTCag TGATGCGCCCGGAAAGCACAACTTTGAGCTCCTCAAGAAGCTGGTGCTACCCGATGGGTCAGTGCTCCGAGCCCGCTTGCCCGGTCGACCCACCCGTGACTGCCTCTTCTCTGACCCAGCCCGAGATGGTGTCAG CTTGCTGAAGATATGGAACATGAACAAGTACACAGGCATCCTCGGAGTCTACAACTGCCAAGGAGCAGCATACAACCTAGCAGAGAGGAAGAACACATTCCATGCGACCAAGTCCGAGTCCATCACGGGCTACATTCGAGGCCGAGATGTTCACCTGATCGGCGAGGCCTCCACAGACTCTGCTGAGTGGACTGGTGATTGCGCTGTCTACTGCCACAAGAGCGGTGAACTCATAATCTTGCCCTACAACGTCTCAATGCCTGTGTCCCTAAAGGTCCTTGAGCACAAGGTCTTGACTGTCACTCCCGTGAAGGTCTTGGCCCCTGGCTTCAGATTTGCCCCGATCGGGCTGATCAACATGTTCAACTCAGGCGGGGCCATCGAAGGGCTGAACTACGAACTCAAAGGAGGGGCCAAGTTATTCGAGTTGGAGGATGGTAACGAAGGGACCGGTCTGGGAGAGGAGAGAGTGGAGAACCGCAGCAACGAGCTGGTGGGAGTTGTTCACATTGAAGCCAAGGGCTGCGGAAGGTTCGGGGCCTACTCTTCGGCAAAGCCGAGGAGGTGCCTTCTGGGCTCGAAAGAGGTCGAGTTCGGATACAATTCATCGTCTGGCCTGGTTACTCTGGAGTTGGCTCAATTGCCCAACGAGAGCCAGAGAGTTCACCTCATTGAAGTTGAGTTATGA
- the LOC116199483 gene encoding probable galactinol--sucrose galactosyltransferase 6 isoform X2 produces the protein MTIKPAVRIADRKLIVKDRTILTGVPDNVIPKSGSDSGPVEGVFLGAVFDEENCRQVVPLGTLRDVRFMACFRFKLWWMAQKMGDKGSEIPLETQFLLVETKDGSHLESESGNEENQIVYTVFLPLIEGSFRACLQGNERDELELCLESGDCDTKSSSFTHSVFIHAGTDPFGAIYDAMRAVKFHLKTFRLRHEKKLPGIVDYFGWCTWDAFYQDVTQEGVEAGLASLATGGTPPKFVIIDDGWQSVGGDPEEEKPLLRLTGIKENAKFQKKEDPTTGIKSIVNTAKDKHGLKYVYVWHAITGYWGGVRPGQYGSLMKYPMLSKGVIEHEPAWKNDALALQGLGLMNPKEVYRFYNELHSYLASAGIDGVKVDVQCILETLGGGLGGRVELTRQYHQALDASVARNFPDNGCIACMSHNTDALYCSKQTAVVRASDDFYPRDPVSHTIHIAAVAYNSVFLGEIMQPDWDMFHSVHPAAEYHASARAISGGPVYVSDAPGKHNFELLKKLVLPDGSVLRARLPGRPTRDCLFSDPARDGVSLLKIWNMNKYTGILGVYNCQGAAYNLAERKNTFHATKSESITGYIRGRDVHLIGEASTDSAEWTGDCAVYCHKSGELIILPYNVSMPVSLKVLEHKVLTVTPVKVLAPGFRFAPIGLINMFNSGGAIEGLNYELKGGAKLFELEDGNEGTGLGEERVENRSNELVGVVHIEAKGCGRFGAYSSAKPRRCLLGSKEVEFGYNSSSGLVTLELAQLPNESQRVHLIEVEL, from the exons ATGACGATCAAGCCGGCAGTTCGGATTGCAGACCGGAAGCTGATCGTGAAGGACCGGACCATCCTGACAGGGGTGCCGGACAATGTGATCCCGAAATCTGGTTCTGACTCCGGTCCAGTGGAGGGGGTCTTCCTTGGGGCGGTCTTTGATGAGGAGAACTGCCGCCAGGTTGTTCCCCTTGGGACCCTCCGGGATGTCCGGTTCATGGCATGCTTCCGGTTCAAGCTCTGGTGGATGGCCCAGAAGATGGGCGATAAGGGGAGTGAGATCCCGCTCGAGACCCAGTTCCTGTTGGTCGAGACCAAGGACGGGTCCCATCTGGAATCGGAGAGCGGGAATGAGGAGAACCAGATTGTGTACACCGTCTTCCTCCCCTTGATCGAGGGCTCATTCAGGGCATGCTTGCAAGGGAATGAACGGGATGAGCTCGAGCTCTGCCTTGAGAGTGGAGACTGCGACACCAAATCGTCATCGTTCACACACTCGGTCTTCATCCATGCTGGGACTGATCCGTTCGGAGCAATATACGATGCGATGAGGGCTGTCAAATTCCATCTGAAGACATTCCGCCTGCGGCATGAGAAGAAGCTTCCGGGTATAGTTGACTACTTTGGCTGGTGCACTTGGGACGCGTTTTATCAGGACGTGACCCAGGAAGGGGTCGAGGCCGGTCTTGCCAGCTTGGCCACCGGTGGGACCCCGCCAAAGTTCGTGATCATTGACGATGGATGGCAGTCTGTGGGTGGCGACCCAGAAGAGGAGAAGCCGCTGCTCAGGCTGACTGGAATCAAGGAGAATGCAAAATTCCAGAAGAAGGAGGATCCCACAACGGGGATTAAGAGCATTGTAAATACCGCAAAGGATAAGCACGGGCTGAAGTACGTGTATGTTTGGCACGCAATCACCGGGTACTGGGGCGGGGTACGTCCTGGACAGTATGGTTCGCTGATGAAGTACCCGATGCTGTCGAAGGGTGTGATCGAGCATGAGCCCGCCTGGAAGAACGACGCGTTGGCCTTGCAG GGTCTGGGGCTGATGAACCCGAAGGAGGTGTACAGGTTCTACAACGAGCTGCATAGCTACTTGGCAAGTGCAGGAATTGACGGGGTGAAGGTGGACGTGCAGTGCATCCTGGAGACTCTCGGTGGAGGGTTGGGTGGTCGGGTCGAGCTGACCCGTCAGTACCACCAGGCACTGGATGCTTCCGTGGCCCGCAATTTCCCCGACAATGGCTGCATCGCCTGCATGAGTCATAACACCGATGCGCTCTACTG CTCCAAGCAGACTGCAGTGGTGAGAGCGTCCGACGATTTCTACCCAAGAGACCCTGTCTCGCACACTATCCACATAGCAGCAGTGGCATACAATAGTGTCTTCTTGGGTGAAATCATGCAGCCCGACTGGGACATGTTCCATTCTGTCCACCCTGCTGCAGAATACCATGCTTCAGCCCGAGCAATTAGCGGTGGCCCGGTTTATGTCag TGATGCGCCCGGAAAGCACAACTTTGAGCTCCTCAAGAAGCTGGTGCTACCCGATGGGTCAGTGCTCCGAGCCCGCTTGCCCGGTCGACCCACCCGTGACTGCCTCTTCTCTGACCCAGCCCGAGATGGTGTCAG CTTGCTGAAGATATGGAACATGAACAAGTACACAGGCATCCTCGGAGTCTACAACTGCCAAGGAGCAGCATACAACCTAGCAGAGAGGAAGAACACATTCCATGCGACCAAGTCCGAGTCCATCACGGGCTACATTCGAGGCCGAGATGTTCACCTGATCGGCGAGGCCTCCACAGACTCTGCTGAGTGGACTGGTGATTGCGCTGTCTACTGCCACAAGAGCGGTGAACTCATAATCTTGCCCTACAACGTCTCAATGCCTGTGTCCCTAAAGGTCCTTGAGCACAAGGTCTTGACTGTCACTCCCGTGAAGGTCTTGGCCCCTGGCTTCAGATTTGCCCCGATCGGGCTGATCAACATGTTCAACTCAGGCGGGGCCATCGAAGGGCTGAACTACGAACTCAAAGGAGGGGCCAAGTTATTCGAGTTGGAGGATGGTAACGAAGGGACCGGTCTGGGAGAGGAGAGAGTGGAGAACCGCAGCAACGAGCTGGTGGGAGTTGTTCACATTGAAGCCAAGGGCTGCGGAAGGTTCGGGGCCTACTCTTCGGCAAAGCCGAGGAGGTGCCTTCTGGGCTCGAAAGAGGTCGAGTTCGGATACAATTCATCGTCTGGCCTGGTTACTCTGGAGTTGGCTCAATTGCCCAACGAGAGCCAGAGAGTTCACCTCATTGAAGTTGAGTTATGA
- the LOC116199983 gene encoding CCR4-NOT transcription complex subunit 10 isoform X1, whose product MDSRDSSATSNSVVNPSADEEGAPFSAVAKEAALLFQSRKYTECLELLHQLAQKKEHDPKVLHNIAITEFFWDGCSNPRRLIEVLSDVKRKSEVLARTSLEQVEATSNAGSRGTLGSKGNASAPEHQISVANNTSIFYVDEFDHSVAILNIAVIWFHLSEYSKALSILEPLYNKIQPIDETIALHICLLLLDVALACHDIAKSADVLNYLEKPLDNGTAIQQQSANLVVKSSSVPSNSAVADNSDLGTSAGLNTSDKSLARTLSDETLDYESMMSALDIGGHNLGSSQALSSSNNFSRSVFDKSLPSVDLKLKLQLYKVRFLLLSGNLKAAKREVKGAMNARGDSSIAILLKSQLEYARGNYRKAIKLLMALENRTEGAIGSMFFNNLGCIYHELAKFHTASIFFTKALTSSSSLRKEKPLRLSTLSQDKSLFISYNCGVQNLASGKPVLAARCLLKAQTAFYNKPLFWFRLAECCLMASEMGLLKNGGVSLESSELKLYVIGKGKWRRLAIKDESSRNGLSHSAEKTDWSISSNDGQPKLSLSLARLCLYNALHILSSCESGLHSSSSSPLDSSEVNDSSETRNVNHKILQGVEAKLSAMNLGLSQVTSNGDTKEQKAVVSQELISSSLSIYEETSRRKNKIVKEAVTANQAFVELELENPIGALSCARSLLQIPDCSRVYAFLGHMYAAEALCLLNRPSEASEHLSVYLAEGKNMRLPFTEEDFEQWRVVKNSECEETNNGGGPVSSIISRSEEPQILTFLKPEEARAALYVNLAAKSAMDGELQKALELVNQALVMSANSREALLTSVYIHLALGNSREALSKLKQLSRVRFLPFPVSSESS is encoded by the exons ATGGATTCGCGAGATTCGTCAGCAACGTCCAATTCGGTCGTGAATCCGTCGGCGGACGAGGAAGGTGCCCCGTTCTCCGCTGTTGCTAAGGAGGCCGCCCTGCTGTTCCAGTCCCGCAAGTACACTGAGTGCCTCGAGCTCCTGCATCAGCTGGCGCAGAAGAAGGAGCACGATCCTAAG GTCCTTCATAATATTGCAATCACAGAATTCTTTTGGGATGGTTGCTCAAATCCGAGGAGATTGATTGAAGTACTTAGTGATGTCAAG AGAAAGAGTGAAGTGCTTGCCCGTACATCTTTGGAACAGGTTGAGGCCACTAGCAATGCTGGTAGCAGGGGCACCTTGGGTAGCAAGGGAAATGCTTCAGCTCCAGAGCATCAAATATCTGTTGCGAATAATACTAGTATCTTCTATGTGGATGAATTTGATCACTCCGTGGCTATACTAAACATT GCAGTCATTTGGTTCCACCTATCTGAATATTCGAAGGCGCTTTCAATTCTCGAACCATTGTACAATAAAATACAACCAATTGATGAG ACTATTGCTCTTCATATTTGCCTCTTGTTACTGGATGTGGCCCTAGCCTGTCATGACATAGCAAAATCTGCG GATGTACTCAATTATCTTGAAAAACCTCTCGACAATGGGACCGCAATTCAGCAACAGTCTGCTAACCTAGTTGTGAAGTCATCATCAGTTCCCAGCAATTCAGCAGTTGCTGATAATTCTGATCTAGGGACAAGCGCTGGTTTAAATACCTCAGATAAGTCTTTGGCAAGGACATTGTCCGATGAGACCCTTGACTATGAATCTATGATGTCAGCGCTGGACATTGGTGGGCATAATCTAGGGAGTTCACAGGCTCTCTCATCTTCAAACAACTTCTCGAGGAGTGTGTTCGATAAGTCTCTTCCATCTGTGGATCTTAAGCTTAAGTTGCAACTTTACAAAGTCCGATTCTTGCTGCTCTCTGGGAATCTGAAAGCCGCAAAACGAGAGGTCAAGGGTGCCATGAATGCACGTGGAGATTCCTCCATTGCTATCCTCCTGAAGTCACAGCTTGAGTATGCTCGTGGGAACTACCGTAAAGCAATCAAGCTTTTGATGGCTCTGGAAAATCGAACTGAAGGAGCTATTGGGAGCATGTTCTTCAACAATCTTGGATGTATTTACCATGAGTTGGCGAAGTTCCATACTGCGAGCATATTTTTCACCAAAGCCTTGACTAGTAGTTCCTCTCTTCGGAAGGAGAAGCCTCTAAGGCTATCCACTCTCTCGCAGGATAAGTCACTCTTCATCTCTTATAACTGTGGCGTTCAGAATTTGGCCAGTGGGAAACCTGTTCTTGCTGCTCGCTGTCTTCTTAAGGCTCAGACAGCTTTCTATAACAAGCCCCTGTTTTGGTTCCGTCTTGCTGAGTGTTGTCTCATGGCTTCAGAGATGGGCCTTCTAAAAAATGGCGGAGTTTCTTTGGAAAGTTCGGAACTGAAACTGTATGTTATAGGCAAGGGCAAATGGAGGCGGCTTGCTATAAAAGACGAGAGCTCCCGAAATGGGCTTTCACATTCTGCTGAAAAAACTGATTGGTCTATTAGCAGTAACGATGGACAGCCTAAGCTATCTCTTTCCCTCGCTCGACTATGCCTCTATAATGCCCTCCACATATTGAGTTCTTGCGAATCGGGTCTACACAGCAGTTCGTCTTCGCCTCTTGATTCTTCAGAGGTAAATGACTCAAGTGAAACCAGGAATGTAAACCACAAGATCTTGCAAGGTGTAGAGGCCAAGTTATCTGCTATGAACCTTGGACTTAGTCAAGTTACTTCAAATGGTGACACAAAAGAGCAAAAGGCAGTAGTGAGCCAGGAGCTGATTTCTAGCTCACTCTCCATTTACGAAGAAACTTCTCGAAGGAAAAACAAGATAGTCAAGGAGGCAGTTACTGCTAACCAAGCATTTGTCGAGTTGGAGTTGGAGAATCCAATTGGAGCTTTGTCGTGCGCAAGATCTCTCTTGCAAATTCCTGACTGTTCGAGGGTCTATGCCTTTCTAGGTCATATGTATGCAGCGGAGGCTCTCTGCTTGCTAAACAGGCCAAGCGAAGCCTCTGAGCATTTGTCTGTCTACTTAGCGGAAGGTAAAAACATGAGGCTCCCATTCACTGAAGAAGACTTTGAGCAATGGCGAGTGGTAAAGAACTCGGAGTGTGAAGAAACAAATAATGGAGGAGGCCCTGTTAGTTCAATTATCTCACGGTCTGAGGAGCCGCAGATTCTTACCTTCCTCAAGCCTGAGGAGGCCCGTGCAGCCCTTTATGTGAATCTTGCTGCCAAATCTGCCATGGATGGGGAGCTTCAGAAGGCCCTCGAGTTGGTCAATCAAGCACTGGTAATGTCAGCGAATAGTCGAGAAGCCCTACTAACTTCCGTGTACATTCACCTCGCATTGGGAAATTCTCGAGAAGCTCTCTCCAAGTTAAAACAGCTAAGTCGTGTGAGGTTCCTTCCTTTTCCAGTTTCGAGCGAATCTTCGTGA
- the LOC116199983 gene encoding CCR4-NOT transcription complex subunit 10 isoform X2 produces the protein MDSRDSSATSNSVVNPSADEEGAPFSAVAKEAALLFQSRKYTECLELLHQLAQKKEHDPKVLHNIAITEFFWDGCSNPRRLIEVLSDVKVEATSNAGSRGTLGSKGNASAPEHQISVANNTSIFYVDEFDHSVAILNIAVIWFHLSEYSKALSILEPLYNKIQPIDETIALHICLLLLDVALACHDIAKSADVLNYLEKPLDNGTAIQQQSANLVVKSSSVPSNSAVADNSDLGTSAGLNTSDKSLARTLSDETLDYESMMSALDIGGHNLGSSQALSSSNNFSRSVFDKSLPSVDLKLKLQLYKVRFLLLSGNLKAAKREVKGAMNARGDSSIAILLKSQLEYARGNYRKAIKLLMALENRTEGAIGSMFFNNLGCIYHELAKFHTASIFFTKALTSSSSLRKEKPLRLSTLSQDKSLFISYNCGVQNLASGKPVLAARCLLKAQTAFYNKPLFWFRLAECCLMASEMGLLKNGGVSLESSELKLYVIGKGKWRRLAIKDESSRNGLSHSAEKTDWSISSNDGQPKLSLSLARLCLYNALHILSSCESGLHSSSSSPLDSSEVNDSSETRNVNHKILQGVEAKLSAMNLGLSQVTSNGDTKEQKAVVSQELISSSLSIYEETSRRKNKIVKEAVTANQAFVELELENPIGALSCARSLLQIPDCSRVYAFLGHMYAAEALCLLNRPSEASEHLSVYLAEGKNMRLPFTEEDFEQWRVVKNSECEETNNGGGPVSSIISRSEEPQILTFLKPEEARAALYVNLAAKSAMDGELQKALELVNQALVMSANSREALLTSVYIHLALGNSREALSKLKQLSRVRFLPFPVSSESS, from the exons ATGGATTCGCGAGATTCGTCAGCAACGTCCAATTCGGTCGTGAATCCGTCGGCGGACGAGGAAGGTGCCCCGTTCTCCGCTGTTGCTAAGGAGGCCGCCCTGCTGTTCCAGTCCCGCAAGTACACTGAGTGCCTCGAGCTCCTGCATCAGCTGGCGCAGAAGAAGGAGCACGATCCTAAG GTCCTTCATAATATTGCAATCACAGAATTCTTTTGGGATGGTTGCTCAAATCCGAGGAGATTGATTGAAGTACTTAGTGATGTCAAG GTTGAGGCCACTAGCAATGCTGGTAGCAGGGGCACCTTGGGTAGCAAGGGAAATGCTTCAGCTCCAGAGCATCAAATATCTGTTGCGAATAATACTAGTATCTTCTATGTGGATGAATTTGATCACTCCGTGGCTATACTAAACATT GCAGTCATTTGGTTCCACCTATCTGAATATTCGAAGGCGCTTTCAATTCTCGAACCATTGTACAATAAAATACAACCAATTGATGAG ACTATTGCTCTTCATATTTGCCTCTTGTTACTGGATGTGGCCCTAGCCTGTCATGACATAGCAAAATCTGCG GATGTACTCAATTATCTTGAAAAACCTCTCGACAATGGGACCGCAATTCAGCAACAGTCTGCTAACCTAGTTGTGAAGTCATCATCAGTTCCCAGCAATTCAGCAGTTGCTGATAATTCTGATCTAGGGACAAGCGCTGGTTTAAATACCTCAGATAAGTCTTTGGCAAGGACATTGTCCGATGAGACCCTTGACTATGAATCTATGATGTCAGCGCTGGACATTGGTGGGCATAATCTAGGGAGTTCACAGGCTCTCTCATCTTCAAACAACTTCTCGAGGAGTGTGTTCGATAAGTCTCTTCCATCTGTGGATCTTAAGCTTAAGTTGCAACTTTACAAAGTCCGATTCTTGCTGCTCTCTGGGAATCTGAAAGCCGCAAAACGAGAGGTCAAGGGTGCCATGAATGCACGTGGAGATTCCTCCATTGCTATCCTCCTGAAGTCACAGCTTGAGTATGCTCGTGGGAACTACCGTAAAGCAATCAAGCTTTTGATGGCTCTGGAAAATCGAACTGAAGGAGCTATTGGGAGCATGTTCTTCAACAATCTTGGATGTATTTACCATGAGTTGGCGAAGTTCCATACTGCGAGCATATTTTTCACCAAAGCCTTGACTAGTAGTTCCTCTCTTCGGAAGGAGAAGCCTCTAAGGCTATCCACTCTCTCGCAGGATAAGTCACTCTTCATCTCTTATAACTGTGGCGTTCAGAATTTGGCCAGTGGGAAACCTGTTCTTGCTGCTCGCTGTCTTCTTAAGGCTCAGACAGCTTTCTATAACAAGCCCCTGTTTTGGTTCCGTCTTGCTGAGTGTTGTCTCATGGCTTCAGAGATGGGCCTTCTAAAAAATGGCGGAGTTTCTTTGGAAAGTTCGGAACTGAAACTGTATGTTATAGGCAAGGGCAAATGGAGGCGGCTTGCTATAAAAGACGAGAGCTCCCGAAATGGGCTTTCACATTCTGCTGAAAAAACTGATTGGTCTATTAGCAGTAACGATGGACAGCCTAAGCTATCTCTTTCCCTCGCTCGACTATGCCTCTATAATGCCCTCCACATATTGAGTTCTTGCGAATCGGGTCTACACAGCAGTTCGTCTTCGCCTCTTGATTCTTCAGAGGTAAATGACTCAAGTGAAACCAGGAATGTAAACCACAAGATCTTGCAAGGTGTAGAGGCCAAGTTATCTGCTATGAACCTTGGACTTAGTCAAGTTACTTCAAATGGTGACACAAAAGAGCAAAAGGCAGTAGTGAGCCAGGAGCTGATTTCTAGCTCACTCTCCATTTACGAAGAAACTTCTCGAAGGAAAAACAAGATAGTCAAGGAGGCAGTTACTGCTAACCAAGCATTTGTCGAGTTGGAGTTGGAGAATCCAATTGGAGCTTTGTCGTGCGCAAGATCTCTCTTGCAAATTCCTGACTGTTCGAGGGTCTATGCCTTTCTAGGTCATATGTATGCAGCGGAGGCTCTCTGCTTGCTAAACAGGCCAAGCGAAGCCTCTGAGCATTTGTCTGTCTACTTAGCGGAAGGTAAAAACATGAGGCTCCCATTCACTGAAGAAGACTTTGAGCAATGGCGAGTGGTAAAGAACTCGGAGTGTGAAGAAACAAATAATGGAGGAGGCCCTGTTAGTTCAATTATCTCACGGTCTGAGGAGCCGCAGATTCTTACCTTCCTCAAGCCTGAGGAGGCCCGTGCAGCCCTTTATGTGAATCTTGCTGCCAAATCTGCCATGGATGGGGAGCTTCAGAAGGCCCTCGAGTTGGTCAATCAAGCACTGGTAATGTCAGCGAATAGTCGAGAAGCCCTACTAACTTCCGTGTACATTCACCTCGCATTGGGAAATTCTCGAGAAGCTCTCTCCAAGTTAAAACAGCTAAGTCGTGTGAGGTTCCTTCCTTTTCCAGTTTCGAGCGAATCTTCGTGA